ACCGCCGGGCGTCGGGATGGAAAGACGCTGCCCCTCCGCGCTGGCACCCGACGGCTCCGCGGGGTCGCCTGCAGCGGTGGGGGCCGGCCCCGTGCCCGGGCAGGCAGTCCCGTCCGGGCCGGCAGCGGTGCAGGCACAGGCGAAGCCGCCGGCGGCATCGCGGCACCCGGCGGCCTGGGCGCACGGCCCGCTGTCCGGGCTCCTGCGGCCgaaggggcaggggcagaggggcttCTCTGCCTTCCAGGCGAAGCCGCCCGACTCGGCCTGGCAGGCGAGCCGCACCTCCCCGCCGGGACACGCCACCGTCAGCACGGTGCCCGGCGGGCTGAAGCCGGGGCCGCCGCTGCGCTCCTCGAAGGGGAGCAGGTAGTCGAGGTCGAGGGCGCCCGCGGGACTGAGGTCGGGGCAAGCACCCTCGTACTGGTACTTGCAGAGGTAGCCCGGGCTTTTCTGCTGGCAGGCCCGCTccttccagccccagctgcGGCCGCCCCCGGGCTCAGCCGCCAGATGCAGCCCAGCGCAGCGAGCGATGAGGCAGGACCGCaggggctcctgcagccaccGGCCGAGCGCCGCCGGCGGCTCCCGCGGGACCGTCCCACCCCCGACGCCCTCCCAGGAGAAGCCGCGGAGCGGCTGCTCCTCGCGGGTGCAGGAGGAGGCGTTCCTCTTCAGCCCGACCCAGAACAGCGCGGGCGCGGGCACCGCCGCatctgccagcagccccagcagcaggcGCAGCTCCGGCTCGCCGCTGACCCACGCGaggccgccccgccgccggtCGCAGTCTCCGCGGGCCTCGGCGTACGAGACGTTGGCGCGGTGGGCGCTGAAGCAGGCGCCGGCGGGCGGGCAGCGCACGGCGGCCCGAGGGGGCGGCGCGGTCCGGCCCAGGGCGCAGGCCGCGGCCAGGAGCAGGCACCAGGGCCCGGCCCGCCTCATGCCGGCGGAGGGACGCGGCGGGCTGAGGGACGCGGGCGACCCCTGCGGCTGTGGTGGCGTTCGGCCCCGGCTTGGGCTGGCCTCAGCTGCCCGCGCCGTCCCTCTCCAGAGccggccccgctcccacggccctCCCCCTGTTATAAATACATGCTACGGTATTGCCTTTTCGCAAGTATTAGGGTGGATGCTGTATgtgtggtgttgaaatggtttttaaGATAGATACCGTTTTCTTTAGGAGTAACATAAGTTGATGAAGTGTCTTTGTAGTAACCTGCTTGGTTCGATAACCCCCATTGAAGACATCTGCTACTGATACACCGGTTACCAGCCCCTACCATCTGTAGGAATTGAAGACCACAGCCCAAATTAAGACTGATtagaaaactaaattaaaacCGCAGCCCAGAAACGCTCACGCTCTAAAAACGCATACTCAATGAGTGGTCATGTAAAACAGTTCTTGGAATATGGAAAATAGTTTGTACAAAAGTTTGAAAATGTATGATGGATCTATGAATATGCAACGGGCTGATGAATTTAAGGGGTGTCTCCAAACCAGCAGGTGTGCTCTCGGCCGAATGGCAAGCACCCGGCCGTTataaccttttgctttattgtttgtCTCGTATTGTCTTTTAGtaaaccttttaaaatctaCCAGGAAAGCGAACCTTGTTTTTCACACCCAGGACCTGCCGGAGGAAATGTGTCAGGAGCCGTGGCCGATCTCGGCATTCTCCGTTTGTTGGAGTGCCCAGGACAAGCAGATCTCGGTGCCGCCAGGAAGCGCTCGCCCAGCCCGGTGGGCGGGTGTCCAGCCCCGGGGTAGGACGGTACCTCCTCCCCTGTCGGAGGAGCCGGACGGTGGCGAAGCCCAGAGCCGCAGCTCTCAGACCGGGGTCGCGGGCCCCGTGTCCAGCTCGTGTCCCCGAGATGCCCGGGCACATCTTGCTAGCTTGTTGCACGGTGCTTTTCTGAGAAAAGCGGTCCAGCTTCAGTTATCTCTTCCTTGAAGGCTGGAGGTTGCTCGGTTAGGTGAGGGTGTGCAATCAACCCTGTAGCTCCCGATACAGTGGCGATTTAACAGTCACAAAAAATGATTCAGCTCATATTTTTCCAGCAGGCTGGCCTAAATGCATCATACATCAGGTGCCTGTGTTGGCTTCAGTAGCTGTTCTTGAATGAGTTTCGCTGATCAACTGCAACTGCTCCTCCGAATGTAGTCTCCATGTTGCCTCATTTTCATACTCCTTACTGTTATTTCTGTGTACTGTTGCCTGATGTGTACATTCAGATACAGCACACGTCTGAGTCTGTTCCCAGGTGTTTTATGTGGCATGAAACTGCAGGCATATATCTACATTTTGTTTTACAGGTTCTACTTTGGAAAAACCCATGtgaatgtttttggttttgtgaatAAAACATAATACAAATTTCTAGTATTTGAATACCTTGGGGGtgggaggagagaaggagaaaaaagcaaaaagtcaTTCTGGAGCTCTTAAAACATAAGGTTTCTCAGCAAATGCAGTCCATTTGGGTGCCAGTAGGCTTGGATTTATGGAGAATATGTTTTCGTAACACAACAAGAACTTGTTGGCTTAATTCTAGGTGAAGTCGGCTTTTTGGTTAATCAAGGTGTCAACATGCTAACAGCCACCTAAATCAAAGGATGCAGTGTTGTAGCAGCTATGCattcagagctctgctgcctgcttgAGTTGTAACTGCTGCATTCGTTCTTCTCCATGGTGCACCAGGGCAGAGCATCAAGCCATCTGCCTGTGTGCATTTTAGGCTGGAAAGATGCAATTCATTTTGCATCAAGAAGCTTTATCACCTGCCATTCAGATCCCTAGTTCTTCACTGGATCTAGCTTTAAATGTACTCAAACTAAATTAATTGTTCCTTGAgcctcccttttttctttatgaTGATGAAAAGCTGTGCTTCTGCACATACCTGTCAAGTTAGTATCTTGAGCCATTTTCCCCAAATCTCGTTGATAGGTTTGAGAGAGAGGAGAGTTTGCTACAGCTTTACTCTTGCCATCTTGCTGGGGAATGCTTACAAGGTTTTGCCTAATAGTCCAATGCAATCCTACAGCTTCAATTTGTTTTCTCTACCAAAATTGAGTTCATTTGTTATAGCAGAATAAAAGCTAGTATTTATAAATAGAAAGAATAATGTAGAAGCCCCAAAATTTTCATGTTATTCTTCAAACCTAGGGCTCTGTCCCTGAGGAGAAGAATGCAGCTCAGTCCATGAAAACATTTGCTCCCTTGTGTCTCTTCTCAGCTGTTAGCCAAGGGCATGAATTCACCCGTTTGGGCTGGCCTCTCTGCCAGGTAATTGATGGCTATTACTGGCTCATTTCACACAGGCCATGACTTTAATTTCCAAGGCTATATATGAACCAGCAAACTGGCAAACCAGTTTAGAAACAGTAGGTTAGCCACCTAGCCTGAAGTCTTATCAGAAGAACTTGTACTGcacagaaagctgaaaatacTGTATTGCCAAAGCTAAAGGCATTTGCCAGATAAAAATAGAGGCAGCGGCTCTACATCTACTTGACCTGCATATATATCTGCTCTCCTCTCCTATTGCTGCCCCTGAATatcctgcaaaatatttttaaaataacaggtCTGCTGGATCTTCAGAAAACAGCTCTTggtctgtttttaaaatgttctttctaATACTTGCATTTAGGTAAATAAGAAATTACTCTGCATGGGGCCTTTTCTGGAGAAGTCCttttctgaaagagaagatTAGCTACTCCCACACAAATGCTGGTGCCAGTCCAGATGTGAGGCAACTAAACTTTTGCATATAAAGAAGGCTTTATTACACAAATGTGAATGTTTCAACTGGTGGATGTGTAAGCTTTAATGTAGCTGCTGCTTTCAATAATTAAAGCCTTATTTACGTGTAGTCATTGCTTAGTCTTTTTCCTGTGAGATCTTAGCCCTTGAAAAAAAGAGTGGTTTGCTTTAACTGTATTTTAACGAGCCATTGGCGGGGGGGTGTTTATTTCATTATGTAACTGTATCCCTCTTATAATAACATGCAGTTTTACATTTTAAGGATCTGTGTGAGAAGTGCTGAattaataaaactatttttctatATTAGGGTGCattccttttgtatttttataaggTAAATGACAACTATTCTTTTTGCAGCTATCCAGGAAATATGTCATCTGTATATCAGCATAAACTTTGCTACTGCTAGGGCCTAAGGGGGTGTATTTTCATTAGAAGTAGTCTTATTGAGGGATACAGCATCCAGATAAAGCTAAGAGCTATATTTTACTTCTCAGGGGTAGATGGATGGCACAGTAAAAGAGATCTGCCTTGTTTTGAAGGGGATGAGTAAAATGATCGTGTCACACTAAAATGTGTAGAGCACAAGGACAGTAAATTTCTCTTCCCCAAAGGGGATACAGGAAAATGACTGGAAATAGATCTGTCTACCAGTTATACTACAAAACCTGGAGACAGTATGTCATATCAGAAGCAGCTATCTTTTTTGCTAGTGTAAAGGAGGGCTGCTGGTGTGCACCTCAATTTATCACCTGGTTTGTTGCATGATACAGATTTGTTTGGGGCTGAAAACTATGGACAGGGAGCAAGAAATTAAGATCAGTGTACTGCCTGTTTGCACGGCTTCAGCCTTTTAGCTTGCTGCAGCCTTGCAGAGTCTACACCAGTTGGCTGTGGTCAGGCTGTACAATCCCTATCCTTCCCTCTGATCCCAGCTAGTACCTCTACTGGATCCAGACATCCTTCTGCTCATTTTTTGTGGGTAAAGTCAAGACTTCTACTCCCCATCTTTCAGTGTTCTGATATGCTAAGATATAGGTAATAATTTAAATAACCAAATGTAAACAGGCATTTCAAACAAGTGAAAATTTCTGTCACTTGGAAGTGTGCCTCAAAAATTGTGCGTTAAATCCTCCTTTTGTCACTAAGTACTCCATGAAACAATATCTAtatgatataaaaatatatatggtATATTATGGTgtaatatgtaaatatatatatggtTTATCAAATAAGGCAGCCCTATATTTCACATGTAACTTGTGTTTAGACAAAGTATTTTCTCACTAAACAGTTATATTATTCTTTAAGAAAATAccttagttttaaaaataggacTGTCTGGAAGTCAATGAGAACTGTCTCATTTCAACGGTGTGACAAGGtttgttattaatttttctgcattcAGTCAAACAACTTGCAACAAGGAGTAAAAAATACCAGGTGGAATTCAACATGCTTTTGTTACCTTTCCAGAGAAAGGGataggaaatgaaaataagaatttcTGTCTTACTGTAAGAAATTTCATGATTGTAAGAATTTAATGGTTCATCTCTCAAAAGTACTTTGTAGATTACAAGGTTCACTTACAGAGTTTGGAAAAGACAACCCAGCAGGGGTCATGAGAGTCCCTGTCTACTGTAATAATATCCAGTGACATTATCATGTAGCTATGGGACTTAATAATGAGGAATGATATTTAACTGCTGATATGAACACAGTGGTATACCTGTCGCATTTATGACATAGGCATAAAATATAACTAATCCTGGCCTGCTAAGGGGAGGTTTAGTAGATGAACTGCATTGAGGTGGCTGTAGCATACCCCATATGCATATGTTCCCCTTAAAGCCTGATCAGTTTATATGTTCATGTTTCCATTGCTAAGTATGCAAGGAAAAATATGTATTCTGTTACCACTTCCATTCATCTTTAGTGAGTTATTAGGGAAGATTCCAATCCTGTAATTAGCTAGGGGAAAGGAATTCCAGAACTCTCAAATTAAACACACTAAGTATTTTCTGCAAATACCGTTgagtataaatatattttattctcaCTCTAGCTCACTCCCTTCCTTTTGTTGACTGGATAATTCATACTAGTTCCATCCCAGCCTCCAAATTCTTCACATCTCCTGTATTATGTAGCACTGCCTGGCCCCACATGAGCTTTGTCTTGAGGGGGTCTGGCATGAGGGAGTCCACAATAACTGAAGGTGGGTATGGCCATATGGTCTGTTTTGCATTAAACAATGCCAGAAATAGTAAAAGCACTGAAATGCATCAGGGTATCAAACCTTCCTGCAtaatcttctcttttctccatACTCTGAAAAACAGATACCCAGCAGTGGTCAGAGCTTTAAGTGGTTTGACATATCCTATAGGTCCATGTGAAGTGTCTGCATGCTGTGAAATCTGAGTGTTCAGTTGTGTTTTCGTGTGTGCCTGTATTTCAGTGTTTATGTTTGATTATatagggagaggagaggagaggagaggagaggagaggagaggagaggagaggagaggagaggagaggagaggagaggagaggagaggagaggagaggagaggagaggagaggagaggagaggagaggagaggagaggagaggagaggagaggagaggagaggagaggagaggagaggagaggagaggagaggagaggagaggagaggagaggagaggagaggagaggagaggagaggagaggagaggagaggagaggagaggagaggagaggagaggagaggagaggagaggagaggagaggagaggagaggagaggagaggagaggagaggagaggagaggagaggagaggagaggagaggagaggagaggagaggagaggagaggagagggtaAGTTAAAGGAATAGAGAGttacagcacaggaaaaaaaaatgagtaagCAAGAAAATAGGGAGTATACACAAAAAGAGAATAGggagaaatcaaaataaaatagagaagTGAGGTCATTCACAAGTGCCAAAGAGTGGACCATGTCCATGCTGCCACTGCCCAGTGTGGCAGCACTGGTGTGTGAGTCGGTGCTGGTGCCCACAGGCGTTTGCCCAGCTGGCAGCCCCCACAGCAGCCTGATGCCGTGGGGTGCAAGGCTGTGGGCACACAGCAATGGACAGTCACAGCCAAAGTAAGAGGCAGCTACCGTGTAAATAAAGTCAGCATGTGGGTCTTCAAGCAtatcctttcaggcagctgcaggagatACACTGTGTTCTAAGGGATGTTCTCAGCCTTGAACTAACTTTGTGGTTCAAGGGCCATCCTTAAAAAGCATTATCGTGGTTAGTTCAATACCACCTTTATGCAATTTGCTTCCTGGTCCACAGGGGTACTATCAGTAGCCAATGTAAACCATAGGTTTTGGAGGCCTGGAAAAATGCTGAGTTCTGATGTCCTCTCatcccaggaaaaaaagcaaacaagagatcctaggaaaaaaagcaaatgaggaGAATTAGAGTCTAAATCAGATTTACCCCAATACTAATACATGTTTTTAGTATTTTATCAGATTTTGAtctaaataaaagtatttttggaGATCAGTGAATTTCCATTTGAAGTGAGAAACACCTACATTTTTAGTAATTTCCTATAGTATTGTAATTCTACAACAAACTTCTAGGACTGGCAGGCTTTTTGGGATGAGACAAAATTTCCTAgggaaataaagtaaaataggAGGAAATCTAGTGGTAAAGAGCTGATTTCACTTCCTGGCCTTTTGCCCAGACTGACCGTTTTAGAGACTGTCTCTCTTTGTTTGAAAATGGGTAAGGGATACAGACTAGTAAGAATAAAAGcaagaaggagcagctgtgagATGGAGAGGCAGCAGATGCTTGTCTACACAAGCAGctaattcaaaatgaaaaaaataaaaggaaggaagaaaattctgAGCCTAGTGAAATAATTGTTGTCATGGAGATTATGGGAGGTAAACATACCTtttatggaaatatttattgctATTCTTTTTTTGAGACTAGACAGACTAAAAAGACTTTAGTTCACTTTATTGATgcatttccctcctttccctttttatatTATGGCAATTCTTAAAGCATTTCCTTCTCAAGAAAGTTGGTTTTAAATGTTCCTCATTGTTTGCTTGCAAGACATGGAAGCAGAGTATATGTATACTGTTGAAAGGGGAGAAGAGAATCTTGCTGCATGGCAcatggcttttttcctttcctgtttatCATGGTAAAAAGGCCAACAGTGCCGTCCTTTGCACTTGTGTGTTAAATGTGTGTTTAGCAGTACTTACTCTCGCTATCCTAAATGGTTCTATATTCATCAGGTGATACCTAGGAGCCTGAAATTTTACATGAAATAAAGATAGGGGAGTTCTTTATATACTCTGGAAGAAGTCCCTTTTGAATGCAGATAGGcttaagaaaaaatgtttgaCTCTGGGCTTCCCACACAACAGGATGCAAAATATTCAGGAGTGGAGTGTTACTCTCTGTCTAATTAAAATAGGAAACTTAAATTAAtatcttaaatttattttccagaaatgaTTCATGGTCTAAGTAATGGATGTGTCTTACCAGCATTTCTTTCATGTGAAGGTTGAAACCTTAGCAGCTCTAACAGTTTTTctcaatttaaattaaataactaTCTCTGTCATGACATATGAAGATGTTGTTTTTCAAAGACTGAGATTTATCAACACTAAAGgcatcaaagaaaaataatttcaaagcacAGTCACATGTTCCATACATTAGCAATTATACATTCACAAGGTAGATTTGATCTGTGTTTTCATCCACGAGCAGGTTCTGGTTTTTTAATAtagttttaacatttttatattatgaTTGTGTGCCAGGCTAGGCTTGATGGATTTATTATTTCCAT
This genomic stretch from Cinclus cinclus chromosome 6, bCinCin1.1, whole genome shotgun sequence harbors:
- the CLEC14A gene encoding LOW QUALITY PROTEIN: C-type lectin domain family 14 member A (The sequence of the model RefSeq protein was modified relative to this genomic sequence to represent the inferred CDS: deleted 2 bases in 1 codon; substituted 1 base at 1 genomic stop codon) is translated as MPRSATAPDTFPPAGPGMYLXQGEGRGSGAGSGEGRRGQLRPAQAGAERHHSRRGRPRPSAPRPSAGMRRAGPWCLLLAAACALGRTAPPPRAAVRCPPAGACFSAHRANVSYAEARGDCDRRRGGLAWVSGEPELRLLLGLLADAAVPAPALFWVGLKRNASSCTREEQPLRGFSWEGVGGGTVPREPPAALGRWLQEPLRSCLIARCAGLHLAAEPGGGRSWGWKERACQQKSPGYLCKYQYEGACPDLSPAGALDLDYLLPFEERSGGPGFSPPGTVLTVACPGGEVRLACQAESGGFAWKAEKPLCPCPFGRRSPDSGPCAQAAGCRDAAGGFACACTAAGPDGTACPGTGPAPTAAGDPAEPSGASAEGQRLSIPTPGGSREPPATTGAATGGEKAAGGPPSSSLSSNYVFILVTVAVVVLIILVMTVLGVFQICFSKKSEGRGDKEPPEAGSKAEAGSAEPMGAAGGE